From the genome of Desulfobaculum xiamenense, one region includes:
- a CDS encoding ACT domain-containing protein, giving the protein MKSEQISIFLENRAGRLAEVTRVLSENKVNIRALSLADTSDFGILRLIVDDFEKAKTVLKDNGFTVGRTTVVAAEVADQPGGLHAILGMLSEHGVNVEYMYAFVQQSGKNAVMIFRFDRTDQAIEILQKNNIKIIPGDQLYKM; this is encoded by the coding sequence ATGAAATCCGAACAGATTTCCATTTTCCTGGAGAACAGAGCGGGCCGCCTTGCGGAGGTCACCCGAGTGCTGAGCGAAAACAAGGTGAACATCCGGGCGCTGTCCCTGGCCGACACCTCGGACTTCGGCATCCTCAGGCTCATCGTGGACGACTTCGAGAAGGCCAAGACCGTTCTCAAGGACAACGGCTTCACCGTGGGGCGGACCACCGTGGTCGCGGCGGAAGTCGCCGACCAGCCCGGCGGCCTGCATGCCATCCTCGGCATGCTGTCCGAACACGGCGTGAACGTGGAATACATGTATGCCTTCGTGCAGCAGAGCGGCAAGAACGCCGTCATGATCTTCCGCTTCGACCGCACCGATCAGGCCATCGAAATCCTTCAGAAGAACAACATCAAGATCATTCCCGGCGATCAGCTGTACAAGATGTAA
- a CDS encoding phenylacetate--CoA ligase family protein yields MLYDVETETMPREDLEKLQLRRLQSLVERVYANVPFYRKKLDEKGVKPADIRSLSDVQYLPFTEKQDLRNNYPFGLFAVPRENVVRIHSSSGTTGKATVVGYTRRDVRTWASLMARSFVAAGANSADIVHNAYGYGLFTGGLGVHYGAEELGATIVPVSGGSTRRQVQLLKDFGPTVICSTPSYMQYLYEAAVDAGIDIKELPLRIGIFGAEPWTEEMRRDLENKLGITAVDIYGLSEIMGPGVAIECREAQNGLHMAEDHFLPEIIDPVTGEPLPAGSVGELVITTLTKEALPLLRYRTRDLTRLDYVPCKCGRTHVRMHRIMGRSDDMLIIRGVNVFPSQIESIILETEGTAPHYQIIVKREASLDTMEIRVEVDEKFLSHEIRGLQMLEGKIQKSIKEFLGVTAKVKLVEPKTIERSEGKAKRIIDLRNS; encoded by the coding sequence ATGCTGTACGATGTCGAAACGGAAACAATGCCACGAGAGGACTTGGAAAAACTCCAGTTGAGGCGACTTCAAAGCCTCGTCGAAAGAGTTTATGCCAACGTTCCCTTCTACCGCAAGAAACTGGATGAGAAAGGCGTAAAGCCCGCCGACATCCGTAGCCTTTCCGACGTCCAGTACCTACCGTTTACCGAAAAGCAGGATCTCCGGAACAACTATCCCTTCGGCCTGTTTGCTGTGCCGAGGGAAAACGTGGTGCGCATCCACTCCTCAAGCGGCACCACGGGCAAGGCCACCGTCGTCGGCTACACCCGGCGCGACGTGCGCACCTGGGCCAGCCTCATGGCGCGCTCCTTCGTCGCCGCCGGAGCCAACTCGGCGGACATCGTGCACAATGCGTACGGCTACGGCCTGTTCACGGGCGGGCTTGGCGTGCACTACGGCGCGGAGGAACTGGGGGCGACCATCGTACCCGTCTCCGGCGGTAGCACGCGCCGTCAGGTGCAGTTGCTCAAGGACTTCGGCCCCACGGTCATCTGCAGCACGCCGTCCTACATGCAGTACCTTTATGAAGCCGCCGTGGATGCGGGCATCGACATCAAGGAACTTCCGCTGCGCATCGGCATCTTCGGCGCGGAGCCGTGGACCGAGGAAATGCGCCGCGATCTGGAAAACAAGCTCGGCATCACAGCCGTGGACATCTACGGTCTGTCCGAGATCATGGGCCCCGGCGTGGCCATCGAGTGCCGCGAGGCGCAAAACGGCCTGCACATGGCCGAGGACCACTTCCTGCCCGAGATCATCGACCCCGTCACCGGCGAGCCCCTGCCCGCAGGCTCCGTGGGCGAGCTGGTCATCACCACGCTGACCAAGGAGGCCCTGCCGCTTCTGCGCTACAGAACGCGCGACCTCACCCGCCTCGACTACGTGCCCTGCAAGTGCGGCCGCACCCACGTGCGCATGCACCGCATCATGGGCCGCAGCGACGACATGCTCATCATTCGCGGCGTCAACGTGTTCCCCTCGCAGATCGAGAGCATCATCCTCGAAACCGAGGGCACCGCGCCGCACTACCAGATCATCGTCAAGCGCGAAGCCTCCCTCGATACCATGGAAATCCGCGTGGAAGTGGACGAGAAGTTCCTCAGCCACGAAATCCGCGGCCTGCAGATGCTCGAAGGCAAAATCCAGAAGAGCATCAAGGAATTCCTCGGCGTCACGGCCAAGGTCAAGCTGGTGGAGCCCAAGACCATCGAGCGCTCCGAGGGCAAGGCCAAGCGCATCATCGACCTGCGCAACAGCTAG